In Devosia sp. XK-2, one DNA window encodes the following:
- a CDS encoding DUF2249 domain-containing protein translates to MAEENELAFIDVRTIQPRERHPKIFAMANALAVGDSFVIINDHDPRPLHYQLQAEYPGQFSWTYLESGPEVWRVQLGRAVAA, encoded by the coding sequence ATGGCAGAAGAGAACGAACTCGCCTTCATCGACGTGCGCACTATCCAGCCGCGGGAGCGGCATCCGAAAATCTTTGCCATGGCCAATGCGCTGGCGGTCGGAGACAGTTTCGTGATCATCAACGACCACGACCCGCGACCGCTGCATTACCAGTTGCAGGCCGAATATCCCGGACAATTCTCCTGGACTTATCTCGAGAGCGGTCCGGAGGTCTGGCGGGTGCAACTGGGCCGCGCTGTCGCCGCCTGA
- a CDS encoding metal-sulfur cluster assembly factor, whose protein sequence is MQASRMELEADIRAALRQVIDPELGHNIVDLGMVYDVDVGEDGAVRLLITTTARFCPASAFLQEAAAAAASAVPGVGPVSVDLTYDPPWTPDKMAPELAVRF, encoded by the coding sequence ATGCAGGCCTCGCGTATGGAGCTGGAGGCCGATATTCGCGCGGCCCTTCGCCAGGTGATCGATCCGGAACTCGGGCACAACATCGTCGACCTCGGCATGGTCTATGATGTGGATGTCGGTGAGGATGGCGCCGTCCGGCTGTTGATAACGACGACAGCGCGCTTTTGCCCCGCATCGGCATTCCTGCAGGAGGCCGCCGCGGCGGCAGCCAGCGCGGTGCCGGGCGTTGGGCCGGTCAGCGTGGACCTGACCTATGACCCGCCATGGACCCCGGACAAGATGGCGCCGGAGCTGGCGGTTCGGTTTTAG
- a CDS encoding Crp/Fnr family transcriptional regulator yields MADIDRSLVRSLPLFADMADPDLDRILSRATMRRVPAGEAVFEQGQKANQFYLLLHGRLKVTQVTPEGQQIIVRVVHPGDLFGFAQALQRDDYPGTPVAAAESVVMCWPNEAWGSFVEQNPRLAVNAMRTIGQRLQEAHTRIREMSTEEVERRVAHAVLRLMAQAGRNEADGVRIDFPLSRQDVAEMTGTTLHTVSRLFSAWESQGIVKGGRQKLLIRDKERLEALAEGASVRN; encoded by the coding sequence TTGGCCGATATCGACCGCAGCCTGGTGCGAAGCCTCCCTCTGTTTGCCGATATGGCCGATCCCGATCTCGATCGTATCCTGTCGCGCGCGACCATGCGCCGCGTGCCGGCCGGTGAAGCCGTGTTTGAGCAGGGCCAGAAGGCAAACCAGTTCTACCTGCTGCTGCATGGCCGCTTGAAAGTCACCCAGGTGACACCGGAAGGGCAGCAGATCATCGTTCGTGTCGTTCATCCCGGCGATCTCTTTGGTTTCGCCCAGGCCTTGCAGCGCGACGATTACCCCGGCACACCGGTTGCCGCTGCAGAAAGCGTGGTGATGTGCTGGCCCAACGAGGCCTGGGGCAGCTTTGTCGAGCAGAACCCGCGCCTTGCCGTCAATGCCATGCGCACGATCGGCCAGCGCCTGCAGGAGGCCCATACTCGCATTCGCGAGATGTCCACCGAAGAGGTGGAGCGCCGGGTGGCCCATGCAGTGCTGCGGCTGATGGCTCAGGCCGGACGAAACGAAGCGGACGGCGTCCGCATCGATTTTCCGCTGTCTCGTCAGGATGTGGCCGAGATGACGGGCACCACTTTGCACACAGTGTCACGTTTGTTCAGCGCCTGGGAGAGCCAGGGCATCGTCAAGGGCGGGCGACAGAAACTGCTGATTCGCGACAAGGAGCGTCTTGAGGCGCTGGCCGAGGGGGCCTCGGTGCGCAACTGA
- a CDS encoding hemerythrin domain-containing protein: MMHDTDITELMDCYSRLLDICVSLEEVADGLPDNVPIAQCQMLARTVAEQLVTTHAREGRVLMPRLLASGRAGLQRVAERLRQEHDFDHQAAMEIEEALRDLIWGRSILSPDAIGYMLRSFFESVRRHVYAEQDLLDLLEDIAPTDRVVH; the protein is encoded by the coding sequence ATGATGCACGATACCGACATAACCGAGCTGATGGACTGTTATTCCCGTTTGCTCGATATCTGCGTCAGCCTCGAGGAAGTTGCCGATGGACTGCCAGACAATGTTCCAATCGCGCAATGCCAGATGCTGGCCCGTACCGTCGCCGAGCAGCTTGTGACAACCCACGCCCGAGAAGGCCGGGTCTTGATGCCGCGCCTATTGGCGTCAGGACGCGCCGGATTGCAGCGGGTGGCCGAGAGGCTGAGGCAGGAACACGATTTCGATCACCAGGCCGCCATGGAAATCGAGGAGGCGCTGCGTGATCTGATCTGGGGCAGGAGTATTTTATCGCCCGATGCGATCGGCTACATGCTTCGCAGCTTCTTCGAGAGCGTTCGTCGCCACGTATATGCCGAGCAGGATCTGCTCGATCTGCTGGAGGACATCGCGCCAACGG
- a CDS encoding DUF2249 domain-containing protein, with translation MIEPYELDVRPLLRNGGEPFAAIMGAVNNLVPGQGLKLYATFRPEPLFRVMEVKGFSYEATPIENGEWQVLFTPQETDNSLASRARDNDPDNWPDPAYFLDCTDMDPPEPMVQILAQLEVMPEGQVLFALLEREPVFLFPELQARGHLWVGDFDADGAAYRLMVRAGKAD, from the coding sequence ATGATTGAACCTTATGAACTCGACGTGCGCCCCCTGCTGCGCAATGGTGGCGAACCTTTTGCAGCCATTATGGGCGCCGTGAACAATCTGGTGCCGGGCCAGGGGCTGAAACTTTATGCCACATTCAGACCAGAGCCGTTGTTCCGCGTCATGGAGGTCAAGGGTTTCAGCTATGAGGCCACGCCGATCGAAAATGGCGAATGGCAGGTGCTGTTCACCCCGCAGGAGACGGACAATTCACTGGCTTCCCGAGCGCGCGACAATGATCCGGACAACTGGCCCGACCCGGCGTATTTCCTCGATTGCACCGACATGGACCCGCCCGAGCCGATGGTTCAGATACTCGCGCAGCTCGAGGTCATGCCCGAGGGACAGGTATTGTTCGCGCTTCTTGAGCGTGAACCGGTATTCCTCTTTCCCGAACTGCAGGCCCGCGGACATCTCTGGGTCGGCGATTTCGACGCCGATGGCGCGGCCTATCGACTGATGGTTCGCGCCGGCAAGGCCGATTGA
- a CDS encoding NnrS family protein — protein MAYTDSIKRKPVPRGIAHTGPVILAYGFRPFFLGAGLWAVLAMGLWVGALALGLPIGAGYGGPAWHAHEMLFGYSSAALAGFLLTAIPNWTGRLPVSGASLAALFLVWLAGRLALIAPSAIGVGWAIALDSAFLPLLFAICLREVAAGRKWRDLKVLAGVLALACANGGFHALVLIDAGTGLASRLAVSAYIMLIGIIGGRIVPSFTRNWLAKRHATSLPAPYGPFDTTALLGALAALSVWIVWPDRWETGVACLLAALLHAIRLTRWQGWQTGRERLVLVLHIAYAALPVGFTCVALVPLGLLGPASALHVFTIGAIGLMTLAIMTRATRGHTGLPLTASPLTVTSDGFLIAGALLRPVATLWSDHYMTLISASGLCWMIAFALYLVEYAPVLLARRKTRPD, from the coding sequence ATGGCCTATACCGATTCCATAAAGCGCAAGCCGGTGCCTCGTGGCATTGCTCACACGGGGCCCGTCATCCTGGCCTATGGTTTCCGGCCTTTCTTCCTCGGCGCCGGCCTATGGGCAGTGCTGGCGATGGGGCTCTGGGTTGGGGCGCTGGCACTCGGCCTGCCTATCGGCGCCGGTTATGGCGGACCGGCCTGGCACGCCCATGAGATGCTGTTCGGCTACAGCTCCGCTGCATTGGCGGGGTTTCTGCTCACCGCTATTCCCAATTGGACAGGTCGACTGCCGGTTTCGGGCGCGTCTCTTGCCGCGCTCTTCCTGGTTTGGCTTGCGGGGCGGTTGGCGCTCATCGCACCGTCCGCCATCGGTGTTGGCTGGGCCATCGCACTTGATAGCGCCTTCCTGCCGCTGCTCTTTGCCATCTGCCTGCGCGAGGTGGCTGCGGGAAGGAAGTGGCGTGACCTCAAAGTCCTGGCCGGTGTTCTCGCTCTCGCCTGTGCAAATGGCGGCTTCCACGCGCTGGTCCTGATCGATGCCGGCACGGGACTGGCCAGTCGGCTGGCCGTCTCCGCCTATATCATGCTGATCGGCATTATTGGTGGCCGTATCGTCCCCAGCTTCACTCGCAATTGGTTGGCGAAGCGGCACGCGACCAGTCTTCCCGCACCCTACGGCCCGTTTGATACGACAGCCTTGCTGGGGGCGTTGGCAGCGCTCTCGGTCTGGATCGTCTGGCCCGACCGCTGGGAGACGGGCGTGGCCTGCCTGTTGGCGGCGCTGTTGCATGCAATAAGGCTCACGCGATGGCAGGGCTGGCAAACGGGCAGGGAACGACTGGTTCTGGTGCTCCATATCGCCTATGCGGCGCTTCCGGTCGGATTTACCTGTGTGGCCCTGGTGCCTTTGGGGTTGCTGGGCCCGGCCTCCGCGCTTCACGTCTTCACCATTGGCGCCATCGGCCTCATGACCCTCGCCATTATGACCCGCGCCACTCGTGGTCACACAGGCCTGCCACTAACGGCATCTCCGCTGACGGTCACCAGCGATGGCTTCCTGATCGCCGGGGCCCTGTTGCGCCCCGTAGCGACGCTTTGGTCTGACCACTACATGACCCTGATCTCGGCGAGCGGCCTATGCTGGATGATCGCCTTCGCGCTCTACCTCGTGGAATATGCTCCGGTCTTGCTGGCAAGGCGCAAGACGCGGCCTGACTGA